The nucleotide window CCAGTAAAAAGCACAACTGGAAGACACGGATGAATGCCATAATGCTTTTTTATATTCCCTGGATCGACTTCTCTTTTGATCTTTCCCACATTTATGCCGTTAGGAATTTTCCAGAGTTTGTAATCGGGAATTTTGTAAATTTGCTGAATTTCTTTTTTCAACATTGTCGAAGTAGTGATCACATCGGAGCATTCGTACCCTCCGAGCCATTCCCTACGCGAGATTTCCTTTGCCTCCCACCAGTCTCCATAACGATTTCCATTACGTCCCCATTCAGTGCTGTGAAAAGTCAGAACAAAGGGCAGCCCGAACTCGGCTTTTATTCTACAGAGAACATTTACAGGATGCCAGTCGTGCCCATGCAAGACGTCAAATTCACCTGCTTTCTCTCTTACATTCAGGAACCGATTGTACATATTTTCGCACATCATGTTCATCTGTTCCACTATCCCCCCAATTTGATCACAGGTAACTCTGTGATAGTGGACGCCAGTAATTATCTCATCATTATTTTCGTGGCCCCGTGTAAAAAGGTGAACTTCGTGTCCCTCAGCTGCAAGAGCTTCTGAAAGTTCGGATACATGGGGGGCAATTCCCCCAACACGTATGGAATACAAACTTTCCCAGGAAAACATTCCTATTCTAATTTTTTTCATAGGCTCACTTATCCCTTTTTGTCAAGGTGAGAGTCGAGGAACTAAATACCAAGCAGGATACTGTGTGCCTGGTGGAGTTTAACCCTGGCTCCCAGGTGAAGAAAAATTCCTTAACTGTTGCATCAGGCCGAGAAGGTTAGCCTCACCCCACAACTCGACAATCTTACCATCCTTAATACGGAAGACCTCTATACCAGTCATAGTTATTGGTTTTCCTGTGATTGGCAGACCCATAAAATCGCCTTTATGTATACCATGGGCTGTGAAGCGAGCAGCCACATTATCTCCTTCGGCAATCATATCTTCTATTGTAACATTAAGATGCTCGAAGGCTGCTCTGCATGAGGTGATTACTTCTTTTATTCCATTGATTCCTGAAGATACAGGAAGAGGAACATGAAGAGTGAAATCAGATGATAGCAGTTCATCAGCAATATTTAGATTTCCTTTAGAGGGCCCTTCCTCAAAGAATCGACGGACTATTGCTTTATTCTCTTCTGTAGACATATTTCTCCTCTATTGTTTTATTTATCCTGTTAGTGTGATTAAATCTTACAGCAAACGTGTGGATTCAGTTTGCCTCGGGACTTTAACAACAAGTACTCTAAAGACTCCATCTCCGGGATTCAAAAGGCGGTGGGGAACTTTTGCAGGACTTTCAATTAACGTATCCCTAATGACCTCCTGTTGTTCATCCCCAATCTCAACAATACCTTTTCCCTCAAGAATATAGAAAAAGACATCTGTTGGAGTGATATGCTTTTTTAAGGTTTCTCCTGGCTTGAGTTCTATGTGTACTGCTTGGGCATGTTCTGTATCATAAAGAGTCCGAACGCTTACATTGTGAGGATTTGGTTTTTCAGGTGAAGATTTCATCTCAACGACTTTCACTTTATTCCCTCTTTTTAACCATAATTTTTATGTTTTTCAGCATATTTTGATAATTTATGCTAGTGTTGCATCAATGTTTGTTGACGCAACACCAGGTTTTTTCTGAAGCTCACGCTTGATTCAGAAGCACTTTCATATCTGCTTCAACGGTTGTGTTTGCTCTGATATTGAAATTATCAACCAGCACTTTAAGAACGTTTGGAGATACACAAGCCGGAAGTGTTGGGCCTAGGGTGATGTTCTTTACTCCAAGACTCAGAAGGGCAAGCAGAACAAGCACGGCTTTTTGCTCATACCATGCTATATTGTAGGAAACAGGGAGATCATTTATGTCCTTGAGACCGAAAGCTTCTGCAAGTTTCTGGGCTATTACTACAAGAGAGTATGAGTCATTACACTGACCTGCATCGATTACTCTTGGGATTCCTCCTATATCTCCAAGATCCAGTTTGTTGTAGCGGTATTTTGCACAGCCGGCTGTCAGGATTACTGTGTCTTTTGGCAGGGCTTTTGCAAAATCTGTATAGTAAGCTCTTTCCTTATGTCTGCCGTCACAGCCTGCCATAACTATAAACCTGCTGATTGCTCCACTTTTTACGGCATCTATTATCTTATCTGCAACAGAAAGGGCTGCTTCATGTGCGAAACCTCCAACTATTGTTCCACTTTCCAGTTGCTCGGGAGGATTGCTCATTTTTGCCTGTTCTATAAGAGGAGTAAAGTCCTTTGTGCCATCTTCTTTTTCGTATATATGGGTAAGCCCTTCAAAGCCAACTACTCCTGTAGTATAGATCCTGTTTCTGTATGACTCTCTTGGAGGGATTATGCAGTTTGTTGTTAGCAGGATGGGGCCGTTGAACTTTTCGAACTCTTCATTTTGCCTCCACCAGGCATTTCCGTAATTACCTACAAAATTGTCATATTTCTTAAAGGCAGGATAAGAGTTTGCAGGCAGCATCTCGCCGTGGGTATAAATATCAATTCCTGTGCCTTTCGTTTGTTCAAGGAGCTGTTCGAGATCTCGCAGGTCGTGCCCACTGATAAGGATTCCTGGCCGGTCTCTTACGCCTATGTTAACTACTGTTGGTTCAGGGTTTCCATATGTTTCTGTATTTGCTTTGTCAAGTAGAGCAAGAGTTAAGACACCTTTCTGGCCACACTCCAGGACAAGGCCTGTGAGAGCTTCTACTCCTAAGCTATCGTCTGTTGTTGCAACCAGTCCTTTTTCTATAAACTCAAAGATTGCTTCATCTTTATATCCCAGAATATAGGCATGGTGTGCATAAGCGGCCATTCCCTTCATTCCATAGGTCAGAAGTTCTCTAAGGGATCGGATATCTTCATCTGCAGTTGAGTGAACAGCAACATCCAAACTTCCTATGTTTTCAGGGGTAACTGTAGCCACTGCAGGCAGGTCTTTTTCGGCATCTGTTATTCCTGAAGGAAGCTTTGTCTTAATGCTGTCTCTGAGCTCAAATCCTTTCTTTATATAGGATTCTATTTCCTTCTTGTCAAAATTAGTGTTAGTGAGAGTGGCAAAGAAGCCGTCAAGAATAAAACGATCTGTTGCTTCTTCATTTAGACCTGCATCCCTTGCTTTAAGATTATAAAAAGAGATGCTTTTGAGAACATAGATTAATCTGTCCTGAAGATCTGCAACTTCCCCTTTCTTGCCGCATACTCCATTTTTCGTGCAACCTATTGACTTAAAAGTTTCTTGACATTGATTACAAAACATATTTTATCACCTTTAAAACTGTTATTCAGTTTACTCCCAGTTTTTTCATCCTGTCATATATGACGATTCAGTTTCTTAATCATTGAGGTGTAGTGTAATATAGTTGTAGAATGTATCTGTAAAAAATACAATAGGGAACTATTTTCTATACGATAGTGGCTCATATATAGGAGACAGTTTCGATATGGGTACCTTAATAATAAAAATTCAATTTCACAAGGTAGAGCTGGGATTTTGTTTTCTAGGCTGCAAACAGTAGAGATTTTTCTTTTTGTTGACACTTCATTCCGTCTTCAACAGTTTCCCTTATGACATTCGATCTTGTGCAGGATAGTAGCCCCGGGTAAAGGATATTTCCCCGAGCAGTCGGTACAGGGATAGAAATTCCACGTTTCGGGTTCGGATTACAAATAACAATCTATAAGGAAAACCGAATCATTAACAATTTTTATATACATCAATAATAATGCCTTTTCAACAAGTGACCTTATATGAGTGAGAAAAAAATAGATGAGTCTTTACTCAAAAGTAAAGGATTTCTGCCTCAGAGGCAGGAAAACATGGTTTCAATGCGGGTTAGAGCTACTGGTGGCAGGATTGACGCAGAAAAGCTGCGTGCAATTGCTGATGCTGCCGAGAAATACGGACATGGATATATCCACATAACTTCAAGGCAGGGAATTGAGATTCCTTTTGTCAAACTCGAAGAGGCTGAAGAAGCAAGTTCTGAACTTGAGAAGAAGGGAGTTTTGAGAGGCTCGTCTGGAAAGCGAGTAAGAGCAGTAGTTGCCTGCCAGGGAAATGAGGTTTGCAGGTTTGGGTTGATCGACTGCCAGCAAATAGCAAACAGGATAACTGAAAAATATGTAGGAGAAACTGTTCCCAAAAAACTCAAGATTGCAGTAACTGGCTGTCCATCGGCTTGCGTAAAACCCCAGGATACCGATTTTGGAGTAATGGGTACGACAAAACCACAACTTATCTCAGAAAACTGTGTTGGCTGCAAGCGCTGTGAAAAAGCATGTAAAATGGAAGCAATAAAGGTTCTCGATGATAAAGCCAGCATAGATAGGGAAAAGTGCATCCTTTGCGGGTTATGTATAGCAGCCTGCAGGAAAGATGCGCTGAGGGCGGAAAAAACCGGATGCACAATCTTTGTCGGAGGTAAGCTGGGAAGGAAGCCTGGGCATGGGACAAAGCTTCTTGAACTTGCTGACGAGGGGCAGCTATTTTCGATTCTAGAAAAAACCTTTGAGTATTACAGGAGAGAAGGCCTTGACGGAGAAAGGTTAGGAGATCTCTTTGACAGGCTGGGATTTGAAAAATACAGGAAAGAAGTTCTTCCCTGAAATTTCTGAGGTTTTTCCGGTAGCACTGATGAACTTATAATACTCCACCAGAGTATTGACTTTGATTCTGTAAATATTAAATTATTTTCAATGTATGTCGAGAATTTCAGTCATTATTTGACTTTTTGGGTATACTCTGAACCATAAATTAACCTACATCTGTATTAAAATAATTAGATGTTTGAGGCACTCAATTTCCGTTTCTTATGAGTTCTGAGGCACGAAAATTATCCCACTTATGATTGAGGGTAAAAACTAAGAGATGTTTAGAAGAAGTAGTGCCTGAATTCCTGAGCTATCAAAGAAAAGATCAAAACATGTGCAATTATATACTAAAACTTTATAGCTATTTATGGGGATTCGCTCACCCCCATAACACCCCACATACAAGCTCAAAGAGAGTCTTTCCAGACCGTTACTCTCCCATGAGTAACTTTTAATTTCCATTTAAAAAACGGAAATTTTTTAACGTTGGATCCATTTTTGATTTTTATATCATCCCTTTCTGGACGCAGTTAGGTCTCTATCATTACTCTATATAATCTTCTTAATCTTCTGGATTCCATTCTGTCTCTTTTTTCTACTTTTGTAATTTCTACTTTTCTTGTTTCCATTTTTTGTATTTTATATTTTTTGTTTTCACCTCTATTTCTTTTTTCTAATTTTTCTTTTTTCCCTCCGTTCTCTCTCCTTTCACTACTATTGAGGCAAGAAAATGTTTAAAGGAAGTGTTTTTAATTCAGCATGATAAATTACTGAGACAGGTGAACTGGATATGAAAATAGCAGTGTGCGGAAAAGGAGGAAGCGGAAAGAGTACGATTTCGGCGCTCCTGGCAAAGGAAATGGCAAAAAATAAAAACGTGCTTGTGCTCGATACTGATGAGTCCAATTACGGGCTGCACAGCCAGCTAGGAATGGCAGCTCCCAAGGACCTTATGGAGTACTTCGGAGGAAAAACAGGCTTTAAGGAAAAACAAAGGGCTGCTCCTAAAAAAACTCAGTTCTGGGGGCTTGCAGCTAATGGGAGTACTTCAGGTCAGCCAGCGCAGCAGTCACGCTTTTTTAATAAGAGATGGAGTTTTTCCGACCTTCCACCGGAGTTTGTGGAGGAAAAAGCCGGAGTCAAGCTGATGGCAGTTGGTAAAATTCATAATTTCGGAGAGGGCTGCGCCTGTCCAATGGGAATTTTGACAAGGGAATTTCTTGAAAACCTTGACCTGGGTAAAAATGATATCGTAATCGTGGATACGGAAGCGGGTACCGAGCATTTTGGGCGTGGAGTTGATAAAGACTTCGACCTGATTCTCGTTGTTATTGATCCTTCCTATGAGTCACTCAGGCTTTCAAAAAAATTTGATGAATTTGGTTCTCAGTGCGGATGCAGGGTTTACTTTGTGCTTAATAAGGTTGAACCGGATATAAAGGAAGAGATGCTGGCGTCGGTAAATTGCGTGAATGTCGTAGCTGAAATTCCGGAAAGAAGAGAAATATTTAAAGCGTCCCTTAAAGGCGAAGAACTTGATTTCGAGCTGGACGAAATCAAAAAGCTTGCGGACTTTCTTGAAAAAAGTTAAATTGTTTTTCATGAGCTGGGTAGTACCGGGCAGTGAGCGAACTTTTACCAGCTTTTAAATCTAGTTTTTGTTCTATCAAAAACTGTAAACTTTCATCGTTTCTCTTTTTTCTGCAGGTTAACTGATCGTACAAGAGGAGAACTTCAGGTCACTTATCCGAAAGTATATTATTGATCGTGTTATTTGATAATGTAAAAGTCCTGGTTTCGGACAGCAGATAAGGTTTGCCTGGTTGTCTTTATGAAACCTCAGATTTACTGTCATCAATCGATTAGATTGTCTAAGTTTGCTTATACGAATCAATAAGAATATATTTAATCTGTTATCGTAACGTTATTTTTCCTGTTTAAATACTGGAGACAATAATTATGACAATGCGTGAGTACATGCTTGGAAACGTAGCAATTGCCCGCGGGCTTCTTGAAGGCGGCGTGCAGGTTGTTGCAGGCTATCCCGGAACTCCGTCTTCGGAAATTATAGATACGCTTGCAGCCCGAAAGGACCTGGATTACCATATTGAATGGTCGGTTAATGAAAAGGTTGCAATGGAGGTTGCAGTCGGAGCTGCCTGGACAGGCGTTCGTTCTGTGGTGACAATGAAACATGTCGGGCTAAACGTTGCAGCCGATCCTTTTATGACTCTTGCGTATGCAGGAACAAAGGGCGGATTGATTGCAATTGTTGCTGATGACCCATCATGCCACTCCTCCCAGAATGAGCAGGATACAAGGCGTTATGCCCAGTTTGCCCTTGTGCCCTGTTTTGATCCCTCAACCCCACAGGAAGCAAAGGACATGCTTCCCTATGCTTTTGAGTTTTCCGAAAAGTTTGAAGTTCCTGTGATCTTCAGGCCTACAACCCGGATTTCACATGGAAAGTCAGATATTGAGCTTGGAGAGATGCCCGTAGAAAAAACGGCTCCTAATTTTGAAAAACTTCTGGACCGCTGGGTCATGCTTCCAAAAAATGCACGTCTGCGCCATACTCATCTCCTTTCTATCCAGCAGCCAATTGAGGACGCACTCGCCGAATCTCCCTGGAATTCACTTGAGCTGAAACCCGATGCAAAA belongs to Methanosarcina barkeri 3 and includes:
- a CDS encoding 4Fe-4S binding protein, coding for MSEKKIDESLLKSKGFLPQRQENMVSMRVRATGGRIDAEKLRAIADAAEKYGHGYIHITSRQGIEIPFVKLEEAEEASSELEKKGVLRGSSGKRVRAVVACQGNEVCRFGLIDCQQIANRITEKYVGETVPKKLKIAVTGCPSACVKPQDTDFGVMGTTKPQLISENCVGCKRCEKACKMEAIKVLDDKASIDREKCILCGLCIAACRKDALRAEKTGCTIFVGGKLGRKPGHGTKLLELADEGQLFSILEKTFEYYRREGLDGERLGDLFDRLGFEKYRKEVLP
- a CDS encoding ester cyclase, encoding MSTEENKAIVRRFFEEGPSKGNLNIADELLSSDFTLHVPLPVSSGINGIKEVITSCRAAFEHLNVTIEDMIAEGDNVAARFTAHGIHKGDFMGLPITGKPITMTGIEVFRIKDGKIVELWGEANLLGLMQQLRNFSSPGSQG
- a CDS encoding zeta toxin family protein, which translates into the protein MKIAVCGKGGSGKSTISALLAKEMAKNKNVLVLDTDESNYGLHSQLGMAAPKDLMEYFGGKTGFKEKQRAAPKKTQFWGLAANGSTSGQPAQQSRFFNKRWSFSDLPPEFVEEKAGVKLMAVGKIHNFGEGCACPMGILTREFLENLDLGKNDIVIVDTEAGTEHFGRGVDKDFDLILVVIDPSYESLRLSKKFDEFGSQCGCRVYFVLNKVEPDIKEEMLASVNCVNVVAEIPERREIFKASLKGEELDFELDEIKKLADFLEKS
- a CDS encoding cupin domain-containing protein, producing the protein MKVVEMKSSPEKPNPHNVSVRTLYDTEHAQAVHIELKPGETLKKHITPTDVFFYILEGKGIVEIGDEQQEVIRDTLIESPAKVPHRLLNPGDGVFRVLVVKVPRQTESTRLL
- a CDS encoding glycosyltransferase family 4 protein, whose amino-acid sequence is MKKIRIGMFSWESLYSIRVGGIAPHVSELSEALAAEGHEVHLFTRGHENNDEIITGVHYHRVTCDQIGGIVEQMNMMCENMYNRFLNVREKAGEFDVLHGHDWHPVNVLCRIKAEFGLPFVLTFHSTEWGRNGNRYGDWWEAKEISRREWLGGYECSDVITTSTMLKKEIQQIYKIPDYKLWKIPNGINVGKIKREVDPGNIKKHYGIHPCLPVVLFTGRMAYQKGPDLLIEAAARVLKKKNAQFVLIGEGEMRAHCEYQAHKLGIGNSCNFLGYAPDNTVIDWFNACDLVCIPSRNEPFGIVVLEAWDASKPIVASDAVTLVENFKTGIIAYKEPSSIAWGLNYILEGLGRNRMGEKGNDLLKQKYNWKTIAEKTLEVYEKLVEKHKSSF
- the hcp gene encoding hydroxylamine reductase → MFCNQCQETFKSIGCTKNGVCGKKGEVADLQDRLIYVLKSISFYNLKARDAGLNEEATDRFILDGFFATLTNTNFDKKEIESYIKKGFELRDSIKTKLPSGITDAEKDLPAVATVTPENIGSLDVAVHSTADEDIRSLRELLTYGMKGMAAYAHHAYILGYKDEAIFEFIEKGLVATTDDSLGVEALTGLVLECGQKGVLTLALLDKANTETYGNPEPTVVNIGVRDRPGILISGHDLRDLEQLLEQTKGTGIDIYTHGEMLPANSYPAFKKYDNFVGNYGNAWWRQNEEFEKFNGPILLTTNCIIPPRESYRNRIYTTGVVGFEGLTHIYEKEDGTKDFTPLIEQAKMSNPPEQLESGTIVGGFAHEAALSVADKIIDAVKSGAISRFIVMAGCDGRHKERAYYTDFAKALPKDTVILTAGCAKYRYNKLDLGDIGGIPRVIDAGQCNDSYSLVVIAQKLAEAFGLKDINDLPVSYNIAWYEQKAVLVLLALLSLGVKNITLGPTLPACVSPNVLKVLVDNFNIRANTTVEADMKVLLNQA